In uncultured Draconibacterium sp., one genomic interval encodes:
- a CDS encoding CHAT domain-containing protein — translation MIELTTVSQIVREGTPAERIALLNDLPEDSMKSAAEGMLYSTNPIMTLLAFGSLLTAYCHGANCKTGVVLGRALYDYGKELYESGAYPDLLLMTVTGYATNLVNAQLNLSQLEEASKFIEEELPYFEYYEKNFESLPLNDQQAFLNNLKTLLVAYVSVLLQLNRIDEAWSLAFDHPERIEGNWSSDIELNRLRGLLKDIKRDAGGLDESKVERKNRANQSQAESNDSILDAFGQMLKGFGMDSDLADGLKDRPHIDPNTKEGQEMLDDILKRGENFITRGNNELNDISVRQKIRGASRIFVDQTPTREQILNSKNILEEALIEANQLKSPDLLNDAYYSLYLCCSRLGESSDAADFLLLLRKNMEKIREGISNPRERGGVFQKYPYLFYALVEHLYKANRFEEVFDAIEGSKGRVIVDVLEQTSGLEIRDFTIYNVREKLVPILQREQTNYITYHVDDDGSYIALCTKDGRVYCDKVSIGKADLEKWYERGLYNPQQWRVGLVRTDIVKSLHPLVELLERLIDNGKIEEGDHICYSSDHLLYLFPLHYLTIKGRPLPELFTVSRIHNAGHLVHLLSKPSHIPKSCLSVAVTSSEEGAKVSDCEKFQASSILLKEYSFTRFKPLHQKLADQDTLFSAIEQHDLVHFSTHGVFAATLNPFDNSGLLLASENQLPQLHLHDPDYAYKDEGLHLLSPERLLQTSLRLDNTHVSMQACVGGYAREGIGGDALGLEWAFFQLGASSMLTSFWNVDVGNANETFKYFYDGWLKKGYTKRVALQKALLTLKAQTNSTDLPDEYFWAGFGLVGDWR, via the coding sequence ATGATTGAATTAACTACTGTCTCCCAGATTGTTCGGGAAGGTACACCTGCTGAACGAATCGCTCTGCTTAATGACTTACCTGAAGATTCCATGAAAAGTGCAGCCGAAGGGATGTTGTATTCCACTAATCCAATAATGACTCTATTGGCCTTTGGCAGTCTATTGACTGCTTATTGTCATGGAGCGAATTGTAAAACAGGTGTTGTTTTGGGGCGGGCATTGTATGACTATGGAAAGGAGCTTTATGAGTCGGGTGCCTATCCGGATTTGCTCTTAATGACCGTTACCGGCTATGCAACGAACCTTGTGAATGCTCAGTTGAATCTTAGCCAACTGGAGGAAGCTTCTAAATTTATTGAGGAAGAGTTGCCTTACTTTGAGTATTATGAAAAGAATTTTGAGTCTTTACCTTTAAATGATCAACAAGCATTTTTGAATAACCTTAAAACGTTGTTGGTTGCGTATGTAAGTGTTTTGTTACAATTAAACAGAATCGATGAAGCCTGGAGCCTGGCATTTGATCACCCTGAAAGAATAGAGGGAAACTGGTCGTCGGATATTGAATTGAATAGATTGAGGGGACTTCTCAAAGATATAAAAAGAGATGCGGGAGGACTCGATGAATCTAAAGTGGAACGAAAAAATCGTGCAAATCAGAGTCAGGCTGAGTCTAATGATTCGATTTTAGATGCATTTGGACAGATGCTTAAGGGTTTTGGCATGGACTCAGACCTTGCCGATGGATTAAAGGATCGTCCGCATATTGATCCTAACACCAAAGAGGGTCAGGAGATGCTGGATGATATTCTAAAGAGAGGAGAAAATTTTATTACCAGGGGTAATAATGAGCTAAATGATATCTCGGTTCGGCAAAAGATTAGAGGGGCTTCCAGGATTTTTGTTGATCAGACACCAACACGTGAACAAATCCTAAATTCCAAAAATATCCTCGAAGAGGCATTAATTGAGGCGAATCAGTTGAAGAGTCCAGATCTTCTAAATGATGCTTATTACTCGTTGTATTTATGTTGCAGTCGACTGGGGGAATCTTCAGACGCGGCTGACTTCCTTTTGTTACTGCGGAAGAATATGGAAAAGATCAGGGAAGGAATTTCGAATCCCAGAGAAAGAGGCGGGGTATTCCAAAAATATCCTTATTTGTTTTATGCCCTGGTCGAACATCTTTATAAAGCTAACCGATTTGAAGAAGTTTTTGATGCCATAGAAGGATCGAAGGGGAGGGTAATTGTTGATGTTCTGGAACAAACCTCGGGTCTTGAGATACGTGATTTTACTATTTATAATGTACGTGAAAAACTGGTTCCCATCTTACAACGCGAGCAAACGAACTATATAACTTATCATGTGGATGATGACGGCAGCTATATTGCGCTATGTACAAAAGACGGTCGGGTTTATTGTGATAAAGTAAGTATTGGTAAGGCTGATCTTGAAAAATGGTATGAGCGGGGATTGTATAATCCACAACAATGGAGAGTGGGATTGGTGAGGACGGATATTGTAAAATCTCTACATCCGCTTGTTGAATTACTGGAGCGTTTGATTGATAACGGGAAAATTGAGGAAGGAGACCATATTTGCTACTCATCTGATCATTTACTGTATCTGTTTCCACTTCATTATTTAACTATTAAAGGAAGGCCTCTGCCGGAACTTTTTACTGTATCGAGGATTCATAACGCAGGACATTTGGTACATCTGCTCTCAAAGCCGTCACATATTCCTAAAAGTTGTTTGAGTGTTGCTGTTACTTCTTCGGAGGAAGGGGCGAAGGTATCGGACTGTGAAAAATTTCAGGCGAGTAGTATTCTTCTTAAGGAATATTCATTCACTCGTTTTAAGCCTTTGCATCAAAAACTTGCAGACCAGGATACGCTTTTCTCAGCGATCGAGCAGCATGATCTGGTTCATTTTTCTACACATGGTGTTTTTGCAGCAACGCTGAATCCATTTGATAATTCAGGATTACTGCTGGCCTCTGAGAATCAATTACCACAATTGCATTTGCATGATCCGGATTATGCATACAAAGATGAGGGGCTTCATTTATTGAGTCCTGAGCGTTTATTGCAGACTTCGTTACGATTGGATAACACACATGTATCGATGCAGGCATGTGTTGGTGGTTATGCCCGCGAGGGGATCGGCGGTGATGCACTTGGTCTTGAATGGGCCTTTTTTCAGCTTGGTGCTTCATCGATGCTTACTTCATTCTGGAATGTAGATGTTGGAAATGCCAATGAGACATTTAAATATTTTTATGATGGCTGGTTGAAAAAAGGTTATACCAAACGAGTTGCCTTACAAAAGGCGCTCTTAACGCTTAAAGCACAAACAAACAGCACCGATCTTCCTGACGAGTATTTTTGGGCCGGTTTCGGCCTTGTTGGTGACTGGCGATAA
- a CDS encoding ATP-binding protein, with protein MKQAISDIKALKKELATKNRELKIEKAFEKVREQAMSMRHSSDLQNIVNTVAQELNNMNLDITGVFMLINNDEIDKQFTFWGSTGVAEIYMKKAAIPFLDRPIYRVLAEATTKGEHFFVEEYTREEKNEFFEHLFKFPPYNSSTPEWKEQVFSREGGYTRSVSVSHYTSIFVVNHFGRRLSDDDNKILKRFGKVFEQSYTRFLDIQKAEALAREAIKQASADRVRGEIASMRTSEDLNRITPIIWRELETLEVPFMRCGVLIIDNQNEKIQAYLTTPDGKSLAALNLSFDANDLTNNAIKYWKKNQIYKERWNREKFINWTKSMIRIGQVQNVETYQGASVPPESLHLHFVPFAQGILYVGNISTLTDEKLELVKTLAEAFSIAYARYEDFRNVEEAKNKIEITLNELKIAQAQLQELDELKSRFFANISHEFRTPLTLIMGELENVIASNIHSADKKRLEIANRNANKLLVLINQLLELSKIDAGNLMLNNENGNLVTFLKNIFFSFESLSSSKNVLLRFHSEAENIRLAFDHEKMETILYNLLSNAFKFTDGPGEISLSVRVIESAKIEIIIKDSGIGIPPEQIPHIFNRFFQADSSSIRKHEGAGIGLALVKELVELHKGKIAVSSKENKGTEFRILLPISFEPSMSAPGKNITLKTPEKKTSFIPEAQSAVQTELAGNTETENHKKNILVVEDNSEVRQYIKEQLVDNYCIKEAQNGEEGLLAAEDQLPDLIVTDVMMPKMDGYEFCLKLRSNEKTSHIPIVMLTAKAGFDDKINGLETGVDAFVTKPFSAKELKIRIKNLITQREQLRKRFSHATIIRPTEVSAISADQLFLKKTLKLIESNFQDENFSVELLAGKINMSVSQLNRKLNALIDQPAGQLIRSLRLQRAADLLNQNSASVSEICYNLGFSDLSYFSRAFKKQFGRTPTEYREE; from the coding sequence ATGAAACAAGCAATATCAGACATTAAAGCGCTCAAAAAAGAACTTGCGACGAAAAACCGTGAGTTGAAAATTGAGAAAGCTTTTGAGAAGGTTAGAGAACAAGCTATGTCAATGCGTCATTCGTCTGATTTGCAGAATATTGTTAATACCGTTGCTCAGGAATTGAATAATATGAACCTGGATATCACCGGGGTATTCATGCTAATCAACAATGACGAAATTGATAAACAATTCACATTTTGGGGATCTACAGGGGTGGCAGAAATTTATATGAAAAAGGCGGCTATCCCTTTTCTGGATCGCCCTATTTACAGAGTATTAGCAGAGGCGACAACCAAAGGAGAACATTTTTTTGTGGAGGAGTATACACGGGAGGAAAAAAATGAATTCTTTGAGCATTTATTTAAATTTCCACCATATAATTCATCTACTCCTGAGTGGAAGGAACAGGTTTTTTCGCGTGAGGGCGGCTATACAAGGTCTGTTTCTGTTTCTCATTATACCTCCATATTTGTAGTTAATCATTTTGGAAGAAGATTATCTGATGACGATAACAAGATTTTAAAGCGTTTTGGAAAAGTATTTGAGCAAAGTTACACCCGGTTTCTCGACATCCAAAAAGCCGAAGCGCTGGCCCGTGAAGCGATTAAACAAGCATCTGCAGACAGGGTTCGTGGTGAAATTGCCAGTATGCGCACCTCTGAAGATCTGAATCGGATTACACCAATTATCTGGCGGGAGTTGGAAACACTGGAGGTTCCTTTTATGCGCTGCGGTGTTCTTATTATTGATAATCAGAACGAAAAAATTCAGGCTTATTTAACAACGCCAGATGGTAAGTCGCTGGCAGCATTAAATCTATCTTTTGATGCTAATGATCTTACAAATAATGCAATTAAGTACTGGAAAAAGAACCAGATTTACAAAGAGCGCTGGAATAGGGAAAAATTTATCAACTGGACAAAATCCATGATTAGAATCGGACAGGTTCAAAATGTGGAAACTTACCAGGGGGCATCTGTTCCTCCGGAATCTCTTCACCTGCACTTTGTTCCTTTCGCCCAGGGCATACTTTATGTTGGAAATATTTCGACCCTTACCGATGAAAAACTGGAATTGGTTAAAACATTGGCTGAAGCATTCTCAATAGCCTATGCCCGGTATGAAGACTTTAGAAATGTTGAAGAAGCCAAAAACAAGATTGAAATAACTTTAAATGAGTTGAAGATTGCACAGGCACAACTTCAGGAGCTGGACGAGTTGAAGTCCCGTTTTTTTGCCAATATTTCTCACGAATTCAGGACTCCGCTCACCCTTATCATGGGCGAGCTTGAAAATGTAATCGCATCGAATATTCATTCAGCCGACAAAAAAAGGCTTGAAATTGCAAACCGAAATGCCAACAAACTATTGGTTTTAATAAATCAGTTGCTTGAACTTTCAAAAATTGATGCCGGCAACCTGATGCTAAATAATGAAAATGGGAATCTGGTTACATTCTTAAAAAACATTTTCTTTTCATTTGAGTCTCTCTCTTCATCAAAAAATGTATTGCTTCGTTTTCATTCAGAAGCTGAAAATATTAGACTTGCATTTGATCATGAAAAAATGGAAACCATTTTATACAACCTGTTGTCAAATGCATTCAAGTTTACCGATGGACCCGGTGAAATATCACTTTCGGTAAGAGTAATTGAGTCAGCAAAAATCGAGATCATAATAAAAGACTCCGGAATTGGCATTCCTCCTGAACAAATTCCACACATTTTCAACCGGTTTTTCCAGGCCGACAGTTCATCCATCCGAAAACATGAAGGTGCAGGGATCGGTCTGGCACTTGTAAAAGAACTGGTGGAATTGCATAAGGGAAAAATAGCTGTTTCGAGCAAGGAAAATAAAGGAACCGAATTCAGGATTCTTCTTCCGATATCGTTTGAACCATCAATGAGTGCTCCGGGCAAAAATATAACGCTTAAAACGCCAGAGAAAAAAACTTCTTTTATCCCCGAAGCTCAATCTGCAGTTCAAACTGAACTTGCAGGCAACACAGAAACTGAAAACCATAAAAAAAATATTCTTGTTGTGGAAGATAATTCTGAAGTGCGGCAATACATTAAAGAACAGTTGGTAGATAACTATTGCATAAAAGAAGCTCAAAATGGGGAAGAAGGACTTTTAGCAGCAGAAGATCAACTGCCTGATTTAATCGTAACTGACGTAATGATGCCAAAAATGGACGGATACGAGTTTTGCCTGAAATTAAGAAGCAACGAAAAAACCAGTCATATTCCAATTGTTATGCTTACTGCAAAAGCAGGCTTCGATGATAAAATCAACGGTTTAGAAACGGGTGTTGACGCTTTCGTTACAAAACCATTCAGCGCAAAAGAGTTAAAAATCCGTATAAAAAATCTGATCACCCAGAGAGAACAATTAAGAAAACGGTTTAGTCATGCAACTATTATCAGGCCAACTGAGGTATCTGCAATTTCTGCCGACCAGCTATTTCTAAAAAAGACCCTTAAACTAATTGAATCAAATTTCCAAGACGAAAACTTTTCGGTTGAATTGCTGGCCGGTAAAATAAACATGAGTGTTTCGCAGCTAAACCGAAAATTAAATGCGTTAATCGATCAACCCGCCGGACAGCTAATCCGGTCGTTACGATTGCAACGGGCTGCTGATTTGCTCAATCAAAATTCTGCCAGTGTTTCTGAAATCTGTTATAATCTTGGATTTAGCGACCTGTCCTATTTTTCGCGGGCTTTTAAAAAACAATTTGGCCGCACACCCACAGAATACCGGGAAGAATAA
- a CDS encoding zinc-binding alcohol dehydrogenase family protein, translating to MKAIEITTPGDVKVVERAMPKMGKGEVLLRIKYVGFCGSDLSTYLGKNPMVQYPRIPGHEISAVIEKTGDEVPEGFQKGQSVTVVPYTNCGQCTSCKQKRFNACRYNETLGVQRDGAMAEYIVVPWQKVLKDEALSDVQLSLVEPLTVGFHAIDNGKVTDTDTVVVFGCGMIGSGAIVRAKLRGATVIAVDIDDVKLKLAQQLGADFIINSKEKDLHHELQEITNGDGPNVVIEAAGNPVTYRAAIEEVAFAGRVVCIGYAGTEVAFSTKLWVQKELEIMGSRNANPSDFEAVIKYLKSSQLDENILISKPVSPEEAPVAMKEWAEAPGKIMKILVQF from the coding sequence ATGAAAGCAATAGAAATAACAACTCCCGGTGATGTAAAGGTTGTTGAAAGGGCAATGCCAAAAATGGGCAAAGGAGAGGTTCTTCTTAGAATAAAATATGTTGGATTTTGCGGCTCCGATTTAAGTACATATCTCGGGAAAAACCCGATGGTGCAATATCCGCGTATTCCGGGGCACGAAATATCGGCAGTTATCGAAAAAACCGGTGACGAGGTGCCTGAAGGTTTTCAGAAAGGCCAAAGTGTTACGGTTGTACCTTACACCAATTGCGGACAATGCACATCGTGTAAACAAAAACGTTTTAATGCCTGCCGTTACAACGAAACACTGGGCGTTCAGCGTGATGGTGCAATGGCCGAATATATTGTAGTTCCGTGGCAAAAAGTGTTAAAAGATGAGGCTTTGTCGGATGTACAGCTGTCTTTGGTAGAGCCGCTAACTGTTGGTTTTCATGCCATTGATAACGGAAAAGTGACGGACACAGATACTGTGGTGGTATTTGGTTGCGGGATGATTGGAAGTGGAGCTATTGTTCGTGCCAAATTACGCGGAGCCACTGTAATTGCTGTAGATATTGACGATGTGAAGCTTAAATTAGCACAGCAACTGGGGGCAGATTTTATCATTAATTCGAAAGAAAAGGATTTACACCATGAGCTTCAGGAAATTACAAATGGTGATGGTCCAAACGTTGTTATTGAAGCAGCCGGAAACCCGGTTACATATCGGGCAGCAATTGAAGAAGTAGCTTTTGCAGGCCGGGTAGTTTGTATTGGTTATGCCGGCACGGAGGTAGCGTTTTCAACCAAGCTTTGGGTGCAGAAAGAACTGGAAATAATGGGGTCGCGTAATGCAAATCCATCCGATTTTGAAGCCGTTATAAAGTACCTGAAAAGCAGTCAGCTTGATGAAAACATTTTGATTTCGAAACCAGTAAGCCCGGAAGAAGCACCCGTCGCAATGAAAGAATGGGCTGAAGCACCTGGAAAAATAATGAAGATTCTGGTTCAGTTCTAA
- a CDS encoding L-rhamnose mutarotase, with the protein MKYKRYCKTMMLKDDPQLIEEYKKVHAKGNTWPEISLGMKEVGIVDMEIYLLNNRLFMIMDTTSDFDHNKAMTELAGKPRQAEWEAFVSRFQVSSEKATANDKWQLMERIYELDQKAEYSAIDGQLKEIE; encoded by the coding sequence ATGAAGTACAAAAGATATTGCAAAACAATGATGCTGAAGGATGATCCGCAGCTAATTGAAGAATACAAAAAGGTGCACGCCAAAGGAAATACCTGGCCCGAGATTTCGCTGGGTATGAAAGAGGTGGGAATCGTTGATATGGAGATATACCTGCTCAACAACCGCTTATTTATGATTATGGATACTACTTCTGATTTCGACCACAACAAGGCTATGACTGAGTTGGCCGGAAAACCCCGGCAGGCCGAGTGGGAAGCTTTTGTGTCGCGTTTTCAGGTGAGTAGTGAGAAAGCAACCGCTAATGATAAGTGGCAGTTAATGGAGCGGATTTATGAACTGGACCAAAAGGCGGAATATAGTGCCATTGACGGGCAGCTTAAAGAAATTGAGTAA
- a CDS encoding amidohydrolase family protein codes for MIIDTHHHLWNYNPVEFDWIDDEMATIRKSFLPADLQATLADTGVEGVVTVQARQSLEETNWLLKLASENDFMKGVVGWVPLADENIQQILDRYKSNLWLKGVRHVVQGEPDPEFILGKDFNKGISLLKNYNLVYDILIFEHQLPNTIRFVDQHPGQQFVVDHIAKPKIKINELEPWAENIKELAKRENVSCKISGMVTEADYKLWTDEQLKPYFETVLDAFGPSRLLFGSDWPVCLVATNYSNWLDLVKKTISKLTNEEQDLILYKNAQRIYNI; via the coding sequence ATGATTATTGATACACATCATCATTTATGGAACTACAATCCGGTTGAATTTGATTGGATTGATGATGAAATGGCGACCATCAGGAAGTCATTTTTACCTGCTGATTTGCAAGCTACGCTGGCTGACACCGGAGTTGAAGGTGTTGTAACCGTGCAGGCACGTCAATCGCTGGAAGAAACCAACTGGCTTTTAAAGCTGGCTTCCGAAAACGACTTTATGAAAGGGGTTGTGGGATGGGTGCCTTTGGCTGATGAAAATATTCAACAAATTTTAGATAGGTATAAAAGTAATCTATGGCTAAAAGGAGTTCGGCACGTTGTTCAGGGAGAGCCTGATCCTGAATTCATTTTAGGGAAGGATTTTAATAAGGGAATTTCATTATTAAAAAACTACAACCTGGTTTACGATATTCTGATTTTTGAACACCAGCTACCCAATACAATACGTTTTGTTGATCAGCATCCCGGGCAGCAGTTTGTGGTAGATCATATTGCCAAACCAAAAATCAAAATAAATGAATTGGAACCATGGGCGGAGAATATAAAAGAGCTGGCTAAGCGCGAAAATGTTTCGTGTAAAATAAGCGGGATGGTTACTGAGGCCGACTACAAATTATGGACTGACGAGCAACTCAAACCTTATTTCGAAACCGTACTGGACGCTTTTGGTCCTTCGCGGCTGCTATTTGGTTCCGACTGGCCGGTGTGTCTGGTGGCTACAAACTATTCCAACTGGCTGGATTTGGTTAAAAAAACGATTTCGAAGCTTACAAACGAAGAACAGGATTTAATCCTGTATAAAAATGCACAAAGGATTTATAACATTTAA
- a CDS encoding aldo/keto reductase — protein MSTTRLLGKTGIACPQIIYGTSYLGNLYRELSEDEKLNLMQEWFNVADGKVMIDSAGKYGAGLALEVIGQGLEKLGVDPSQITISNKLGWYRVPLTSAEPTFEPGAWANLEYDAVQKISYEGILECWQQGCELLGGKFKPEIVSVHDPDEYLMAASNENDRQKRKDDILGAYKALFELKQKGEVKAVGIGSKDWLVIKELYEVVKFDWVMFANKFTIYHHPKTIVDFMVQLEKDGVGIINSAIFNAGFLTGGEYFDYRVVDPKDTADQHLFAWREKFFAVCEKHHVTPGDACLKFALSAPQIAAVALNPSKPHRMEHNKTLLSQEFPEAFWAELKSEQIIDAEYPYL, from the coding sequence ATGAGTACAACGCGATTATTAGGAAAAACGGGAATAGCATGCCCTCAAATTATTTACGGAACCAGTTATTTAGGCAACCTTTACCGTGAACTGTCGGAAGATGAAAAGCTAAACCTTATGCAGGAATGGTTTAACGTGGCCGATGGGAAAGTAATGATCGACAGTGCCGGGAAATATGGTGCCGGACTTGCATTGGAAGTTATCGGACAAGGGCTGGAAAAACTCGGTGTTGATCCCTCGCAAATTACAATAAGCAATAAATTGGGGTGGTACCGTGTACCGCTAACAAGTGCTGAGCCAACATTCGAGCCGGGAGCCTGGGCAAACCTGGAATATGATGCCGTTCAGAAGATCAGTTACGAAGGAATTTTGGAATGCTGGCAACAGGGATGTGAATTGTTGGGCGGGAAATTTAAGCCTGAGATTGTTTCTGTTCACGATCCTGATGAATACTTAATGGCTGCAAGCAACGAAAATGACCGGCAAAAACGCAAGGATGATATTTTAGGGGCTTATAAAGCTTTATTCGAACTAAAACAAAAAGGTGAAGTAAAGGCGGTTGGCATTGGCTCAAAAGATTGGCTGGTAATAAAAGAATTGTACGAAGTGGTGAAATTCGACTGGGTAATGTTTGCCAATAAATTTACCATTTATCATCATCCAAAGACGATCGTTGATTTTATGGTTCAGCTTGAAAAAGATGGCGTGGGTATTATAAACTCGGCAATATTTAACGCAGGTTTTTTAACCGGCGGCGAATATTTTGATTATCGGGTTGTTGATCCGAAAGATACTGCCGACCAGCATTTGTTTGCCTGGCGCGAAAAGTTTTTTGCTGTTTGCGAGAAACACCATGTAACTCCCGGTGATGCCTGTTTAAAGTTTGCACTCTCGGCACCTCAGATAGCTGCCGTTGCGTTAAACCCGAGTAAACCGCACCGCATGGAACACAACAAAACGCTTCTGAGTCAGGAGTTTCCTGAAGCATTTTGGGCTGAGCTAAAAAGTGAACAAATTATAGACGCTGAATATCCTTATTTATAA
- a CDS encoding redoxin domain-containing protein, giving the protein MKKITLALILSVFIMGATVAQEGGKIPLIGSKAPSFKAKSTEGKIVFPDDFGTNWKVLFSHPRDFTPVCTSELLELAYRQSEFERLGVKIAVISTDVLSQHVMWKAHMEELDYKNRGTLKINFPIIDDSDVSVSKEYGMIHVPTSTTEDVRGVFIIDDNNVVCSVNFYPMRVGRNMDEIIRIIQALQTTAAADVLTPAGWNDGDDVLVPYFPYTKAELAANPDLEKDFYQVGDRLWFKKMQE; this is encoded by the coding sequence ATGAAAAAAATTACATTAGCACTGATTTTATCGGTATTCATTATGGGAGCAACAGTTGCCCAGGAAGGTGGTAAAATTCCTTTAATCGGTTCAAAAGCTCCGTCTTTTAAAGCCAAATCAACAGAAGGGAAAATTGTATTTCCTGACGACTTTGGTACTAATTGGAAAGTCCTTTTTAGTCACCCACGGGATTTTACGCCAGTATGTACATCTGAATTACTGGAGCTGGCCTACAGGCAAAGCGAATTTGAGCGTTTGGGAGTTAAGATTGCAGTAATTTCCACCGACGTTTTGAGTCAACATGTTATGTGGAAAGCTCATATGGAAGAATTAGACTACAAAAACAGAGGGACGTTAAAAATCAATTTCCCAATAATTGACGATTCAGATGTATCAGTATCAAAAGAATATGGAATGATACATGTTCCTACAAGTACAACAGAAGATGTAAGAGGAGTATTTATTATTGATGATAACAACGTTGTGTGTTCTGTTAACTTTTATCCAATGAGGGTTGGACGAAATATGGATGAAATTATTCGTATTATTCAGGCACTTCAAACTACTGCTGCAGCTGATGTGTTAACACCTGCAGGCTGGAATGATGGAGATGATGTTTTGGTACCTTATTTCCCATACACAAAAGCAGAGTTGGCAGCTAATCCCGATTTGGAAAAAGATTTTTACCAGGTTGGAGATAGGTTGTGGTTTAAAAAAATGCAAGAATGA
- a CDS encoding NAD-dependent epimerase/dehydratase family protein gives MKKAGVIGGSDLIGSYISLMFLAEDYKVKVQISNKRQIKKDPLFKNISINQNIEFHETDLTNAEQVQNFIKDCELVIHCGDPICLDVKSAETKVYAPVIKNSGILFKALQKSNSIRKVIFITCATAFNPGYISPKTERYDHTLNAQNNQVDKAKFHASKAIYKVLNSLPDDLCKVIFISPVEVRNHQLSSSTDSTTTGLQFLFRKKITPDPFFQKLLEKQEVIERSTSIEELPEKVFQAVATDEMTQSLKIKNGQMIAYF, from the coding sequence ATGAAAAAGGCGGGTGTTATTGGCGGTTCAGATTTAATCGGAAGTTATATTTCATTAATGTTTCTTGCCGAAGATTATAAAGTTAAGGTGCAAATCTCAAACAAAAGGCAAATAAAGAAAGATCCTTTATTCAAAAATATCAGCATAAACCAAAATATCGAGTTTCATGAAACTGATTTAACCAATGCTGAGCAGGTTCAAAATTTTATTAAAGATTGTGAACTGGTAATTCATTGCGGTGATCCTATTTGTTTGGATGTTAAATCTGCTGAAACAAAGGTTTATGCACCGGTTATAAAAAATTCCGGAATTCTGTTTAAAGCACTTCAAAAAAGCAATTCGATAAGAAAAGTTATTTTTATCACCTGTGCTACGGCGTTTAATCCTGGTTATATATCACCTAAAACTGAGAGATACGACCACACTTTAAATGCACAAAACAATCAGGTTGACAAAGCGAAATTCCATGCCTCAAAAGCCATTTATAAAGTGCTTAACAGTCTGCCGGATGATTTATGCAAAGTTATTTTTATTTCACCTGTTGAAGTCAGGAACCATCAGCTTTCAAGCAGCACCGATTCAACGACAACCGGCCTTCAGTTTCTTTTCAGAAAAAAAATAACACCCGATCCTTTTTTTCAAAAACTTTTGGAGAAACAGGAGGTTATTGAAAGGTCTACCAGCATTGAGGAACTTCCTGAAAAGGTATTCCAGGCGGTTGCAACTGACGAAATGACTCAGTCGCTGAAAATCAAAAATGGACAGATGATAGCGTATTTTTAA